CCTTACCCTACAATTCCTATTTAGGCATGAACAACCTCATCTACTAGCAAGCATGTAAAAAATAAGAACTAGAATGAACTATGTACTTTATGACCATCATAGAGTTTATAACATGCTTTATCATGATATTACATATGGTGATGGTAATAAAATGGAACTCTTCAGCTTGTAGAGCCTTGTCTTCTTCATCAACCCTTTTCAAAATGTCTTCAAACTTCATCATTTCTTCTTGGATCAATTGGACTTATTGGACCCTGATGAGGTGGTAGGGGCAGCCACCTTTTGCTTCGCAACCCTCATCGGAAGTTGCCTAATGGCAGCCCCCTGTGTCACCTTACCATCCGAACTATGTTGCCTCTCATGTGTGTTCTTCTTGCTTTAGTTGGAACCACTTCTCAAGTGTCTAGGAGAAAGATCTCATTCCTAGCTACATTGGGAAATGATGCATCTAGAAGTTCTTCCTCTTCCCGTTCTTCATAGAAACCTTGGCCCATATCCACACCAAATGCTTCAATAGGATTGTATCCGGACACTAGTGCTCCTTGCTCATTCCGCAAATTGTCTGGAGCTCTCAAGGTGTCCATATCATGAGAAACAAGAGCATGGAGGATATTTGCAGGTGTCAAATTGTTTTATGCAGCCATTGCATTGGTACTTCCAGTAGCTACTGCCTTGTGCATCGACGAAATTTCGATCTCCTTCGAAGCTGCTGCTTTATTGAGCTTTTGTTGCTGCCCGGAAGGTACAAAAACAGCAATATTTGGACTCAAACCTCTCTTCTTTGGCACACTATCCATAGAATTAGAAACCTGCTCACTTTGCACCTTTGATGCCTTGTCCTTTGATGGCGGAGTTGCTGAAAATTGAGATACCTCATCGTCACGCTCATCTTGGATGCTATCTTCATAATCTTCTTCCTCCTCTTAAAATTTCTCAGCCCAAGTCTTGCGATTAACAATAATTGCACTTGTCGCACCTTGTACATCCTTAGAGCTAGTCAtctcatttgtagaatttgattGTGAAAGTGATGCCATACCTTTCTCCACATGTTGATTGTTTCCTGTAGATATCAATTGCTGCCCCGAATCACTTCCTTGACCACGAAATGACTCCATAGATTATGAAGGAACCTCATTAACCGACTTATTCAAAGTAATCAATGGAGCCTTAATCTTTGGAGTTGTATTCATCAACATAGATGCATGGGCATCCTTCACCATTTTAGCTAACTCCGGATTGGACATATGGATAGTTAGTATAGCCGTAGTAGGTACTTTGACTTGCCTCGCCAGTGTGATCATCAATAGTTACGATCTGAAGTCGAGCACCTATcccattttaatttttttattgctTTTCACAAACTGTAGAGCTGGTTTTTCTAGCTACTGATCTTGCCTCATCATCCACTTGTTGCAAATCCTTCCCAGTTTTCTTTCCTGCACCATCATGCTTATTAACCAACACATTAAAAGAGTTTGAGACCTCAATGTTCTTAGCTGCTAAAAACTGATTTTTACGACCTGTAGAATTAATTTTTCTTGGTGATCGATTGACCACTGCCCAAGATTGATCAGCTACAATTTTGTTCGATTGCCCAGCTTTTTCTAGTACCACCCTAACACCTGAAGTATCTGCACTATCCAAGGCAATTACACCTTCAAAACCATGCACCTCATCATGTACAATAGTAGAACATGTTGGTTTGTCGCGACCAGCAGTAATTTATTTTGCAGCAGTCTTTTTACTAGATATTATAGTCCAGCCTTCCTCCATATTTTCCTACTTGTTATTACCCAAATCATAGGCATTCAATTTAGCAATAGGTCCATTAATTTTCAACCACTTGAACACATTTTTGTCCAGCCTTTTTGCCTTCATGTTGTATCAAAATTCTAGAAATTATCTTAGCCTCTATTCACTTAATGTTGCATGACTACCCAGCTTCAGCATGTACTTTGTTAAGTGTATTTGATCTATCAGCAGCCACCTCCAAAGCATCAATAGTGACAAGCGCCTGCTCACCACAGTAACCTGGTCCTCCTCTTTATGTCCAACTGTTGTAGTATAGGCCTTAGACACCTCTATCTCTTCATCAGTCGCACATACAATAGCACCCTCGACTTGAGCATCATAATAGTTTTGTTTTGTAAAGCAGCACCCACAGCTTGGTAAATCCTCGCTAAAGCAGTAGCAGCAGGGATATCTGTTGATCTCTACTCACTTGCCCAGTTTCTAGTGCATCAATCTTACAAATCCTAACTCCTTGCTCCACCCCTTGTTGTTTATTATCACCAATATCTCGATTCAAAACAACACCACTACTAAAGGCACCAGCAGCCTGTACAACACCAACAGTCCCATTCAAAGTAGGATTAGAGTTAACCTTTTCTTTTATTGATCCTGCCTCCTACTTGTGTGCTAACCTATCAAATGTACCATCACCTAGCACATTTGTAGGTTTTGAAAGAAAAAGCTTTTGTTGTTTCTTGGAATTCAAAAAATCTCTGACATCACCCTGCAATGTTCTTACAGCTTGATCACCTGCTTCGACTGTTTCATCCCCAACTTGAGCAGATTGCATCTTTCCTTTTAGCAAACGACATTGAACTTCTTCATGTACTTGATGCTTACAATGGCAGCAATACGCATGCAAATTATCATAGACAATTATTTGGAACTCCTCAATCATCTTTTCAGTTGTGGCATCAATGTATTGAAGCCTCACCTTCCCTGGATGTTTGTCCAGCAAATCCAAGATCACCTTCACCCTCGTTGTGCTCGGACGCGAACTAACTTGTGTGGACTTATCAATGGCAATTGTCCTACCAACTGCAGCTATGATGGACATTAACGGTTTGCTTGCAAACAAGTTAGGTGACAGATTTGGATGTGAAATCTATACTGCTGCCTTAGATATTTCTTCCTTAGGATTATATCCAACACTCCAAGGAAAAATTCTATATTAGTATTCCTTTCCTGCGTGTTGAAAGTAATTAATAGCTTGTGAAAATGAACAAACAAAATTTTAATATTGATCACAATGCATTAAAATTTGTCGCTGAGTAAGTAAACCTAAAACACAATGACCTTTAATACCTATAATTTTCGGCAGTAAACTTCTTAACACCTGCAAATCTGTTGCACCAAAAGATAGCTTGATTACAATAGCTTGGTGTAATCCTTCCTCCTTTGCAAATTGCTCTCGTTCATCCAAAGTAAACTATAGTGTAGGAATTCCATGGACAAGAACCGTAGGGTTTAGTTGAACTGTTGACAGGTGCGACTATTTGCTGGATATTTACGCGCGCTGCTTATGTGAGGTTGTTACTAGGGTTTGTAGTAGCTTCCTTAGGGTTTTGGATTTTCTCCCCCATAGCCAAAGGCTGGGGAGAGATCTATGCAGCCATGGATGTTCAAATCTCCATGAAGTCGAGAGAGCGTTTTCACGTGCGGaagttttttttttggtttgggTTTATGgtttttttttatagaaaatcctggttattttaattatttcaaaatagtAAATGTAATTTATTTTTGTAAACATTTAATACTGATTTATTTTAACACTATTAACTACCTATTTGTGTCATATTTGTATAAtaatatgtatttttaattagaAACAATTTTCAACACATTTATTGCAAATCATtaagtaaaaataatttaattttaaaagagaGGGTCAAAAATTGTCATCAACAGCTGTCCCTCTTTGGCTGGAGACGATGAAAGatttttcgggcaaagaaattgaaccaagaCCAATTTTTTCCCGACTTCAGGCATGTATTACAGGAACGATGTATGGATTTGAGGATGATTATGAGTTTTGGGAATTAGGGACGATTCTAGTTGAATTTTGTGAAATTAGGGCCAAATTCTGGCTTTGAATCGCTTACATACCTCGGATTGAACGAGGATCAGGGCTCATGTAGTTCTGAAATTATGATTTGGAGAAAGCGATGCTTGCAGGAATTTCCCAAGTATCGTGTTATGACGATACTACAAGACAAGAAGATTTTGGCACCCGGAATGACTTCGGATTGTCGCTTTATTATGAAACATGAAAGATTCGATGATTTAGAGTTCTACTGATCATATTTTAGTTTTAGTTTGGATCCTTGGCCCCTTATGAGTTTATTGTCCCTCATAGCATTGTAGCTTGGTTTGCTGCTTAGAAGAAGTTCTACATCACGATGTTTGATCATGCTAAAGAAAAGtacacacatacccatatatcGTAATGCAAATATGTTAAGATATGATGTAAATGATACATCAATGAATGATTATTGGTGGCTGGCTagccgttatttgggatcggGGTGATGGGATATTTGAATCGGAGGTCTCCAAGCTCTGGAGCATTATTTAGGATGCCAGGATGGGCCTTTGAATTTGACTTGATTGTTAACCGAGCTATGTACCATTCTGCATCTGTCGGAGCATTAAGTCTCCACACAATGGGAGAATCTTCACGTAATGGGAGTAGTTGACTTGAAATGTAAAACATGTCCTCACGATGAAAGTATCTCCATGCGATGGAAGTAGTTAACTTGAAATGTAAAGTATCTCCGCACGACGAAAGTTTTTAACTTGAAAAATGTAACATGTATGTAAGCTACATGAGTAAAATGTCAAAATATTCAAGATAAAACAAGGAAATAaggagcatgcccaagagatactcttgactgcaaaACTAAATTGCATCCGTCGGAGGGATCAGATGGTTCATCCTTCGATTGGCAAAGTTGGCACTGTAATTTGCATCCGTATGGAGGGATCGGATGGTTCATCCTTCGATTGGCGAAGTTGGCACTGTAATTTGCAATTATCTACTTGGAATCTCTTATATGGAGGAGTGACAATATGATCTGTGTGAAGTGATCCAGTTGGCGAAGCGAACAATTTTCTATATACAGTGCTTTGAATTATACAAGGCATTCCGATTGGTTGAGCTGACGGTTACAACAGATTAAAAGTGATAAGAAATTGAGATGAAGTGGCTGAGTCTAACTCAGACTGCCTAActatccaaatggaatcaagcCAAGACATAGGTTTATTACAATATATGACTGAATCTGATGAGGATTTCCTACGTATTACCgccaaaggaaatcaagtcgtgGCATAGTTCCAAGTATAatgatatttggattttctattacaaaggGTGGGGGGGAACGGACCCTATATGGGTTTCCTACGTATCCCACCGTGGGAAGTCAGGTCTGACATAGTTCCATTTCAACAAAACCCTAATTCTACTGTCTTCAaatgtagtatctcttgattgcatcTAAGTTGATGGGTTTCATGCTGACTCTGCCATCCATTTCTGCTAGGATCAATGCTCCTCCCAACAACACTTGATGGACAACATAAGGACCTTGCCAAATCAGCGCAAACTTTCCCTTGGCTTCTTCTTGATAAGTGTGAATTACCGAGATTTCACCTTCTTGTTGAATGCATTTGCCATCCTTATTTGATACAACTGACTGTGGCATATTGCGTCCATTCTATTTTCATCAATGAGCATAAGTTGCTCATGTCAAAATGGTATCCATTATGTGTCTTCTAACTTGGCTTCTTGAATGACCCTCAAAGATTCTATCTCGACCTCTATGACTAACACAAGTTTGGTacaatataccaacatgtatgttGTTGTCCTGCTGGATTCGCATGGTGGTTCAGTAACCCAATAAAGTGAAGGATAATTTCTCCTGCCACTGTCCGTGATTTTCCACTATCTTTCATAAGATGCTTTTGATGTTTTTATTGGATGCTTCAACAACTCCATTCATTTGCAACCTATGGGCTGTGGAACTAAGATGGACAATTCTGAACTTCTAGAAAATCTTCCTCATGAGATCGCTGTTGAGGTTGGCTGCATTATCGGTGATAATTAATTCTGGGATCCCGACTTGGCATACTATGTTGTTACAGATGAAATCTGCTACAACTTTCTTCGTAACGGCTTTGTATGTATAAGCTTCGGCCTATTTGGTGTAGTCGTCGATGGCTACAGGATGAAATGATGTCCATTTGATGCGGCATgctctataggtccaatcacgTTCATGCCCAAGTGGCGAACTACCAAGGAGAACCTATTACATTCACCTAGTTAGGTGGAACCTGGTTGTAATCCCCGTGAATCtagcactggtgacacttctacATGTAACGGATACTATCGCTTTCCATGGTCATCAAAAATTATCTAGCTCTTAAAAGCTTCTACGCCAAAgtgaaaccattcatgtgaggtcctcATGTTCCTGCGTGTATTTCTTCCAGTAATCTGGTCGCTTCAGCGGCATCTACACACCTTAATAGACCAAAGTTTGGTATCCTCCTGTACAAGAATTCCTCGTTAAGGAAAAAGTGATTTGCTAGTGTTCTTAATGCTCGTTTCTGACCACGGGTGGCATTATCAAGGTATTCACTTGGTTTAAGGAACTTTTTGATGTAGTAGTACCACGGCTTATCGTCTGCCTCTTTATCTACATGGAAACAGTACGTATGCTGATCCCGAACCTCTATCTCAATTGGGTTGATGTAATTCTTATTTGGATGTTGGATCATAGATGACAAGGTTGCAAGACCGTTGgcaaactcattctggattctaaGAACATATCTGAATTCGATCTTGATGAATTTATTGCACAACTCTTTCACGTATTGCAGGTATAGAatgctcttgacattcttggtagTCCATTCACCTTGAACTTGATGTATCAGTAGATAAAAATCTCCTATGACCAGAAGTTCCTTGATGTTTATGTCGACTGCTATCCTAATTCCGAGGATGTATGCTTCATACATAGTTATATTATTGGTGCAAAGAAACCTTATCTTCGCTGAAGTTGGGTAATGTTGTCCTGACTCATAAATTAAGACTGCATTAATCCCTACACCTTTGAAGTATGCTGCTTCGTCGAAAACCATTCTCCACCATGGGTACGACTCTGCAATGTCCTCCCCTGTGAACAATACTTCTTCATTCAGAAAGTACATAGTGAGTGGCTCGTAGTCCTTTTCCACCGGGTTCTCTACTAGATGGTTggctaatgcttgtcccttgaTAGCTTTCCGTGTTACGCATACAATATCAAACTCGCTAagaaaaatcttccatttttccaactttcaagTAGGCATCGGCTTATAGAAGATGTACTTGAGCGGATCGGGATATCAGATGTGTGGTGTATGCCGACATGTAGTGCCTTAACTTCTAAGCGATCCATGTCAAAGCGCAACAAGTTCACTCTAACAAAGTGTATTTGGCCTCGTACGATGTAAACTTCTTGCTCAGGTAATAGATAGCTTGATCTTTCCTTCCAGTCTAATTATGTTGTCCCAACATGCATCCAAATGCATTATCTAGAAAGGACATGTACAATAGCAGCGGTTTCTAGTGTTCGGGGGGGAGGGGGAACTAACACAGTTGGATtttacaaatattctttgatcctATCAAAAGCTTTATGACATTATGTTTTCCATTTTGTGCTTTAGTTCAACTAGAAGATCAAAAGCTTTCGTGAAtgctaaccggtatggagacattctgaTGGGTATTTTGTAAGCCGACCGATAAGCCTATAATggatcatcaagcttcttggaccaatctgtccgattagcattcactatttcagataagatactctttatctccgggttagagacttccacttgaccactatCTTGTGTATGATAGGGagtgactttgtgagtaacaccagacttgctaagtaaagtgtcaaaagtcttgttgcaaaagtgcgACCCCCCAATGCTTAtgattgcacgtggagtaccaaatcttgtacaAATAGTCTTCGTCAAGAAAGCCATTACACTTCTCGCCACATTGTTGGGTAATGAAACGGCCTCAACCCTTTTGGACGCATAATCCACCACGACCAAGATATAaatgtttccacaagaactcacaaaatggCCCACAAAGTCAATGCCCtaaacatcgaaaatatcaatctccatgatggttgtgagaggcatctcattGTTCTTTGAAATTCCACCAGCCCATTGGCATTCATCATATCTTTTCACTAAGTCACTTGCATcattgtaaagagtaggccaatagaaaccacaactaagaACTTTGGTCGCCGTTATTGCtctaccatgatgaccaccatatggtgaagaatgaAAAGCATCAAGAATATCGCCTTGCTCTTGTTCGGTACAtacttctaatcaccccatccgtacaaatccgaaaaaggtatggttcatcccaataataatctgaTAATctcttttgagcttcttcctttggtttgaagagaactcaacCGGAATGATTCCACTCACAAGAAGATTTGCCAAGTCCGCAAACACGACACCTGTTTCATTAAAATTGCCAATAGTTTCTCATCGGGGAAggtgtcattgatttcaaggccataatGTGGCCTCTCCTCCTTCTCCAAACGAGGCTAGTGGTCTGCCAATTGGTTTTTACTACCTTTCCTATCCTGAATATCAAAatcaaattcttgcaacaagATTACCCATCTCATCAACATAGCTTTAgaatcctttttgctcataagatagcgaagcaCCACATGATTCATGTGGACAATAACCttggcacccatcaagtatgatCGGAACTACTCAATGGCAAATACAATATCAAGAAGCTCTTTCTCCATAACGGTGTAactgacttgggcactattcatcaTCTTACTAGTATAGGAAACCGGATGAAAAACGTTTTTAATACGTGGCCTCAAAACAgtcccaaccgctacgtcacttgtaTCATGCATTAGTTCAAAAGgcaaactccaatttggagcggtaatgatatgagtagttgtcaacttaaGTTTCAATAGTTCAAAAGACAtcatacaatcatcattgaaatggaatttggcatcCTTCTCAAGGAGTTTGCACAATAGGtacaccactttagagaaatctttgacaAAGTTCCGGTAGAAATCCGCATGGCCTAGGAAACTCcgcacccttcaccgaagtttggggtggaagcttagaaatcacctcaatcttctCCTTGTCAACTTGAATTCCATTCCTCgagattttatggccaaggaaaatgccttcctcaaccatgaaatggcgtttctcccaattgagcaccaaatttatctcttcacatctagccatcactttgtccaaatttacaagacaatcatcaaaagaatccccaaccaccaaaaaatcatccatgaaaacttcaagatagtcctccaccatgttagtgaaaatagccatcatacactatTAAAAAGTcaccggtgcattacacaaaccagaAGGCATCCACTTGAAatcaaaagtaccatagggacatgtaaatgttgttttctcttgatcttctggaGCAATGCGAATTTGGTTGTAGCATGGGTACCCATCAAGAAAAAAATAGAAAGCTTGGTTGGCCAATCTATTTAGCATTTGGtgtaagaaaggaagtggaaaatgatccttccttgtaacTTTATTGAGCTTACGATAATCCA
The DNA window shown above is from Nicotiana tomentosiformis chromosome 8, ASM39032v3, whole genome shotgun sequence and carries:
- the LOC104092524 gene encoding uncharacterized protein, whose translation is MGAKVIVHMNHVVLRYLMSKKDSKAMLMRWVILLQEFDFDIQDRKAIKGQALANHLVENPVEKDYEPLTMYFLNEEVLFTGEDIAESYPWWRMVFDEAAYFKGVGINAVLIYESGQHYPTSAKIRFLCTNNITMYEAYILGIRIAVDINIKELLVIGDFYLLIHQVQGEWTTKNVKSILYLQYVKELCNKFIKIEFRYVLRIQNEFANGLATLSSMIQHPNKNYINPIEIEVRDQHTYCFHVDKEADDKPWYYYIKKFLKPSEYLDNATRGQKRALRTLANHFFLNEEFLYRRIPNFGLLRCVDAAEATRLLEEIHAGT